In one window of Apis mellifera strain DH4 linkage group LG12, Amel_HAv3.1, whole genome shotgun sequence DNA:
- the LOC100576246 gene encoding odorant receptor 13a yields the protein MQTESQVDISMNLSTFFLKNVGVWMSDNPNEQRQIKMLLINTTWILLSGIVINGRDLYFTLLYHGDILYSITNNITMIMALIKISIIIIYKGKFLNLIACMQQNFWKVNYDYREKEILNDCRKTCIFFVSCLTTMVICAMISYLIIPFIAKGNNESERMLPFNMWINLPLSKTPYYEIMFLIQAMCVYYIGVASFCFDNIFCIMAVHLAGQFRILQYRLTKLYDVECIEMHKKDSILANRVPKFYEKFRKCVQHHQALIDFYQNLENVYTRIAFGEMLVYSILICLFGYQVLVATASFARRSIFVFLLNGSTFLLFMVTYSCNGVIEHSDNVAIGAYSALWTIVPMDKFGRMLRKDLIMVITRSRRVCCLTANGFFPVSLESYTKILSTALSYFTLLSNRVETANDT from the exons ATGCAAACGGAAAGCCAGGTGGATATATCGATGAACTTGTCGACATTTTTCTTGAAGAATGTCGGGGTATGGATGTCTGATAATCCTAATGAACAACGTCAGATCAAAATGTTGCTCATCAATACAACTTGGATTTTACTGTCTGGTATAGTCATCAATGGCAGAGATTTGTATTTCACACTGTTGTACCATGGC gATATTCTTTATTCCATAACGAATAACATAACTATGATAATggctttaataaaaatatccatcataataatatataaaggaaaatttttaaatctaattgcGTGTATGcaacaaaatttttggaaagttAACTATGATTAtcgcgagaaagaaattttgaatgacTGCAGAAAAACATGCATCTTCTTCGTCTCCTGTCTTACCACCATGGTCATATGCGCTATGATATCTTATCTAATAATACCATTCATTG CAAAAGGAAACAATGAATCCGAGAGAATGCTTCCGTTCAATATGTGGATAAATTTACCATTATCAAAGACTCCTTATTACGAAATAATGTTTCTCAtacaa GCAATGTGTGTATATTACATTGGAGTCGCCAGCTTTTGCTTCGACAATATCTTCTGCATCATGGCCGTGCACTTGGCGGGCCAATTTCGCATACTTCAGTACAGGCTTACGAAATTATACGACGTGGAATGCATAGAGATGCATAAAAAGGATTCGATATTGGCAAACCGAGTGCCGAAATTTTACGAGAAATTTAGGAAATGCGTGCAACATCATCAGGCATTGATCGATTTCTACCAAAACTTGGAGAACGTGTACACCAGGATAGCGTTTGGAGAAATGTTGGTATACAGTATATTAATTTGTCTATTCGGATATCAAGTTTTAGTG gcTACCGCTTCGTTTGCCAGACGCTCCATTTTTGTCTTTCTGTTAAACGGCTCGACGTTTTTGTTGTTTATGGTCACTTATAGCTGCAACGGTGTGATAGAGCACAGCGACAACGTAGCTATTGGGGCTTATTCGGCGTTGTGGACGATCGTGCCGATGGACAAATTCGGGAGAATGCTTCGAAAAGATCTGATAATGGTGATTACGAGATCCAGACGAGTTTGTTGTCTGACCGCGAATGGATTTTTCCCTGTGTCGTTGGAATCATATACTAAA aTTTTAAGCACAGCGCTATCGTATTTCACATTGCTTAGTAACCGCGTGGAAACCGCGAATGAcacgtaa
- the LOC100576212 gene encoding odorant receptor 13a yields the protein MQTDNQLDISISLSTFFLKNVGVWMPDNSDEQRRMKMLFLYTIWMLFCGTIISTRDLYFTLLYNGDILYAMTNTITTIMALIKICIILTYKGKFLNLIVYMQQNFWNVDYDCQEKEILDDCRKTCIFFISSVTTIGMCTVMSYLTTPVITQSGSNESERMFPFNIWINLPITQRTPYYQIIFFVQGVSLYYIGISYFCFDNIFCIMAVHLAGQFRILRYRLMTLCDTEPETREKDSRSTFAKQVYKFYEQFKKCVRYHQALIDYYQNLENVYTIITLGQVLVFSVLICLFGYQVFVAAASTARRFIFVFLLSGSMFLLFMFTYSCNDVMEHSDNVAIGAYSALWTILPMDKFGRMLRNDLIMVIKRSRRVCYLTANGFFPVSLETYTKILSTAVSYFTLLNNRVENANDL from the exons ATGCAAACGGATAACCAGTTGGACATATCGATAAGCTTGTCCACGTTTTTCTTGAAGAACGTCGGCGTGTGGATGCCCGATAATTCAGACGAGCAACGCAGGATGAAGATGTTATTCCTGTACACTATTTGGATGTTGTTTTGCGGCACGATAATCAGCACGAGAGATTTGTATTTCACGTTGCTGTACAACGGC GATATACTTTACGCTATGACGAACACCATAACTACGATAATGgctttaatcaaaatatgcaTCATACTGACGTACaaagggaaatttttaaacctGATCGTGTACATGcaacaaaatttttggaaCGTTGATTACGATTGccaggaaaaagaaattttggacGATTGCAGGAAAACGtgcatttttttcatctcctCCGTGACCACGATTGGAATGTGCACCGTGATGTCCTATCTGACGACACCTGTCATTA CGCAAAGTGGAAGCAATGAATCCGAGAGAATGTTTCCGTTCAATATATGGATAAATTTGCCGATAACGCAAAGGACGCCTTATTaccagataatattttttgtacaa gGAGTATCGTTATATTACATTGGAATCTCCTATTTTTGTTTCGACAATATTTTCTGCATCATGGCCGTGCACTTGGCCGGCCAATTTCGCATACTTCGATACAGGCTTATGACGTTGTGCGACACGGAGCCTGAGACACGCGAAAAGGATTCGCGATCGACGTTTGCGAAACAGGTGTACAAATTTTACGAGCAGTTTAAGAAATGCGTCCGATACCATCAGGCGCTGATCGATTACTATCAAAACCTCGAGAACGTGTACACCATAATTACGCTTGGACAAGTGTTGGTATTCAGTGTATTAATTTGCCTGTTCGGATATCAAGTGTTCGTG GCTGCCGCTTCTACAGCGAGACGCTTCATTTTCGTATTCCTGTTGAGCGGCTCCATGTTTTTGTTATTCATGTTCACCTACAGCTGCAACGACGTGATGGAGCACAGCGACAATGTAGCTATTGGGGCTTACTCGGCACTGTGGACGATCTTGCCGATGGACAAATTCGGGAGAATGCTTCGAAACGATCTGATAATGGTGATCAAGCGATCCAGGCGTGTTTGTTATCTGACTGCGAATGGATTTTTCCCCGTATCGTTGGAAACTTATACCAAG attTTGAGCACAGCGGTATCGTATTTCACGTTGTTGAATAATCGCGTGGAGAAcgcaaatgatttataa
- the LOC100576992 gene encoding uncharacterized protein LOC100576992, with product MRSTRDISIIWTSFLMKIVGLWLAADRDEQRRRDFALIYTVGALFIIVCIGFRDIYFTWGNFSDSVYISCNNLYLMIVVLKVGVLYAHKMEFFDLVTFTRNNFWRSYPDPEEELILAECKRICTIFVVVISFCAQGTCTGYMITPIIANVGRNESDRELPFNLWVDLPVGLSPYFEILFTVQILCVYHVGVCYICFDNLLCIVNLHVAGQFRILQHRLRNLNVAVTGDRESYRANVCHAKLRSCVIRHQTLTKYCKQLENIFTIIVLGQVLFLALVICLVGFQLFLMDTPASRKVSLTLNFAGTLCQLLMFTYSCDDLIRESVNVGNAVFSGPWAELPMDKVGRVVRKNLIIVVARSHRVCCLTAGKFFPVSLETSTAVLSTAMSYFTLLKHSSLKMENTTFGMSSNKVGGDLSITVMTFYMKIVGFWIASNYVEERRRNLTISYTFFAIFFAMATEARDLYFSWGNFGDSILIICNLVTVILVLFKISISLMYRNKLHKIIQYAKTNFWNLKYDLHDEQIIINTCKRYSTFFVCIFTFFSQGTVFSFVIRSLKENIGKNETERIHPFNLWLDESWYMTPYFEMVFIIEILSLYHVGVCYLYFDNFMCIINLHIAGQFRILQHRFSNVCNEMCEKCCYQLSRKSPYLSICKYAKLKIYIRQHQTLIEYCRKLEMVSNFIIFGQVLLFSLLICLDGYLILMEDTSNMSRLIFTFHLISCMCQLLMFTYSCDCLIRDSTNIANATYNSLWSFMPMDKYGKMLRKDLILVIMRSKSPCYLTALGFFPVSLETYISILSTAISYFTLLRNRAEQTIMNDA from the exons ATGCGATCGACTCGGGACATCTCGATAATTTGGACGAGTTTCCTGATGAAAATAGTCGGGTTGTGGTTGGCCGCCGATCGGGACGAGCAACGTCGAAGGGATTTCGCGTTGATTTACACAGTTGGCGCGCTTTTCATTATCGTGTGCATCGGTTTCAGGGATATTTACTTCACTTGGGGAAACTTCAgc GACAGCGTTTACATATCTTGCAACAATTTGTACCTGATGATCGTGGTGCTCAAGGTGGGTGTGTTGTACGCGCACAAAATGGAGTTCTTCGACCTGGTCACGTTCACGAGAAACAATTTCTGGCGCTCGTATCCCGACCCGGAAGAGGAATTAATATTGGCCGAGTGCAAGAGGATATGCACCATCTTCGTCGTTGTAATCAGCTTCTGCGCTCAGGGCACTTGCACCGGTTACATGATCACTCCGATAATAG CAAATGTGGGAAGGAACGAATCTGACAGGGAATTGCCGTTCAACTTGTGGGTCGATCTTCCTGTAGGATTGTCGCCTTACTTCGAGATCCTTTTCACCGTGCAG ATACTTTGCGTGTACCACGTCGGCGTGTGTTACATCTGTTTCGATAATTTACTGTGCATCGTGAATCTTCACGTGGCCGGCCAATTTCGCATACTGCAACACCGACTGAGAAATTTGAACGTCGCCGTAACAGGCGATCGTGAGTCCTATCGCGCGAACGTTTGCCACGCGAAATTGAGGAGCTGCGTGATTCGTCACCAAACGTTGACCAAGTATTGCAAACAATTGGAAAACATATTCACGATAATCGTGCTCGGCCAAGTGCTGTTCCTCGCTCTTGTCATATGCCTCGTGGGATTCCAATTATTTCTG ATGGACACGCCTGCCTCGAGAAAGGTCAGTTTAACGTTGAATTTCGCCGGCACCCTCTGCCAACTTTTAATGTTCACGTACAGTTGCGACGATCTGATAAGGGAGAGCGTGAACGTGGGCAACGCGGTGTTCTCGGGGCCGTGGGCGGAATTGCCGATGGACAAAGTTGGACGAGTTGTGCGAAAAAATCTGATAATCGTCGTGGCGAGGTCGCACAGAGTTTGCTGCTTGACGGCCGGCAAATTTTTCCCCGTCTCCCTCGAAACCTCTACCGCG GTGCTGAGCACGGCAATGTCCTACTTCACGCTGTTGAAACATTCCTCCCTAAAGATGGAAAATACCAC ATTCGGAATGAGCTCGAACAAGGTTGGTGGGGATCTCTCGATCACCGTCATGACTTTTTACATGAAGATCGTCGGATTTTGGATAGCGAGCAATTACGTGGAGGAACGTCGAAGAAATTTGACTATAAGTTACACGTTCTTCGCAATCTTCTTCGCAATGGCGACCGAGGCCAGGGATCTGTACTTCAGCTGGGGAAATTTTGGC GATAGCATTCTGATCATATGTAATCTCGTAACAGTAATTCTGGTTTTATTCAAGATTTCCATCTCGTTAATGTACAGAAATAAGCTGCACAAGATAATACAATACGCGAAAACGAACTTTTGGAATTTAAAGTACGACTTGCACGACgagcaaataattataaatacatgcaAACGTTACTCCACCTTCTTCGTTTGCATTTTCACATTCTTCTCTCAGGGGACAGTCTTCTCTTTCGTAATAAGATCACTTAAGG aaaatatagggAAAAATGAAACGGAGAGAATACATCCATTTAATTTGTGGCTCGATGAATCATGGTACATGACACCTTACTTTGAAATGGTATTTATCATAgag ATATTGTCTTTGTATCACGTTGGCGTATGCTATCTCTACTTCGACAATTTTATGTGCATCATAAATCTGCACATTGCCGGTCAGTTTCGCATATTGCAACATCGATTTTCAAACGTGTGCAATGAAATGTGCGAAAAGTGTTGTTACCAACTTTCGAGAAAATCACCTTACCTTAGTATATGCAAATACGCCAAgcttaaaatttacattcgaCAGCATCAAACGCTCATCGAATATTGCAGAAAGCTCGAAATGGTgtcaaatttcataatattcggACAAGTGTTGCTTTTCAGCTTGCTAATATGCCTCGATggatatttaatacttatg GAAGACACGTCTAATATGAGTCGTCTAATTTTCACGTTTCATTTAATAAGTTGCATGTGTCAACTGCTAATGTTCACCTACAGTTGCGACTGTTTGATACGAGACAGTACGAACATAGCTAACGCTACGTACAACAGTTTATGGTCGTTCATGCCGATGGATAAATACGGGAAAATGTTGCGTAAAGACTTGATACTTGTCATCATGAGATCGAAATCGCCCTGTTACCTCACCGCATTGGGATTCTTCCCCGTCTCTCTCGAGACGTACATCAGC ATTCTAAGTACAGCTATATCCTACTTTACCTTGCTGAGAAATCGTGCGGAGCAAACAATCATGAATGACGcgtaa
- the LOC100577024 gene encoding odorant receptor Or2 isoform X2: MHATPYSDVSIVVSQFLLKLTGVWMTVNDGEKRRRRIAMAYTFVIQVYGLYLNIGDIYHSWDDLSHCIFLTCNTLCIVLTMFKFSILFIRRTEFKNLILFARKNFWHLDYDRHETILFTKCRKFCTLWTLTVFSFTQASLTFYIITPICANIGKNKSERILPFKMWVDFPLSETPYYEIMFVIQLLTVQQIGIAYTCNDNFLCVLNMHVVCQFRILQHRLTKLWSIIDERADKFNYASKCYEALKECIRQHQSLIEFCDKLEHVYTLPIFGHVVVFSLLMCFDTYEIFLFHPYNFLHVYLRRIDRREFEYRAGNVFGMVDGAANGRGRTNAAGGREGDDNEVHAALPSIRRWFLSRILGDIHRAYELYIVVFHPHEGIIQG; encoded by the exons atgcACGCGACACCGTACTCGGATGTTTCCATCGTTGTGTCGCAGTTCCTGTTGAAGCTGACGGGTGTATGGATGACGGTGAACGACGGTGAGAAACGTAGGAGGAGGATCGCTATGGCGTATACTTTCGTCATACAGGTTTACGGCTTGTATCTGAATATTGGCGACATTTATCACAGTTGGGACGATTTAAGC CATTGTATATTCCTGACTTGTAATACACTGTGCATCGTGTTGACGATGTTCAAGTTTTCGATATTGTTCATCCGTAGAACGgaattcaagaatttaatCTTGTTCGCCCGCAAGAATTTCTGGCACCTCGACTACGATCGTCACGAGACGATCCTTTTCACCAAGTGCAGGAAATTTTGCACGCTGTGGACCTTGACCGTGTTCTCGTTCACGCAAGCCTCTTTGACGTTCTACATAATCACGCCAATATGCG CGAATATCGGGAAAAACAAATCGGAGAGGATACTTCCGTTCAAAATGTGGGTCGATTTCCCGTTGAGCGAGACGCCATATTACGAAATAATGTTCGTCATCCAG TTACTTACGGTGCAACAAATCGGTATAGCTTACACGTGCAACGACAACTTCTTGTGCGTGTTGAACATGCACGTGGTCTGCCAGTTTCGTATACTGCAGCACAGATTAACGAAACTGTGGTCGATAATTGACGAGCGGGCGGATAAGTTCAATTACGCGAGCAAGTGTTACGAGGCGTTGAAAGAGTGCATACGGCAGCATCAATCGTTGATCGAATTCTGCGACAAGCTCGAACACGTCTACACTTTACCGATCTTTGGCCACGTGGTGGTGTTCAGCTTGTTGATGTGCTTCGACACGTACGAGATATTTCTG TTTCAtccatataattttcttcacgTATATTTGCGGCGGATTGATAGAAGAGAGTTCGAATATCGGGCTGGCAACGTATTCGGGATGGTGGACGGTGCTGCCAATGGACGAGGCCGGACGAATGCTGCGGGAGGACGTGAAGGTGATGATAATGAAGTCCATGCGGCCCTGCCATCTATCCGCCGGTGGTTTCTTTCCCGTATCCTTGGAGACATCCACCGCG CTTATGAGCTCTACATTGTCGTATTTCACCCTCATGAGGGAATCATCcaaggataa
- the LOC100577024 gene encoding odorant receptor 30a isoform X1 — MHATPYSDVSIVVSQFLLKLTGVWMTVNDGEKRRRRIAMAYTFVIQVYGLYLNIGDIYHSWDDLSHCIFLTCNTLCIVLTMFKFSILFIRRTEFKNLILFARKNFWHLDYDRHETILFTKCRKFCTLWTLTVFSFTQASLTFYIITPICANIGKNKSERILPFKMWVDFPLSETPYYEIMFVIQLLTVQQIGIAYTCNDNFLCVLNMHVVCQFRILQHRLTKLWSIIDERADKFNYASKCYEALKECIRQHQSLIEFCDKLEHVYTLPIFGHVVVFSLLMCFDTYEIFLANVPVSMRLIFFFHMVGSFIHIIFFTYICGGLIEESSNIGLATYSGWWTVLPMDEAGRMLREDVKVMIMKSMRPCHLSAGGFFPVSLETSTALMSSTLSYFTLMRESSKDK; from the exons atgcACGCGACACCGTACTCGGATGTTTCCATCGTTGTGTCGCAGTTCCTGTTGAAGCTGACGGGTGTATGGATGACGGTGAACGACGGTGAGAAACGTAGGAGGAGGATCGCTATGGCGTATACTTTCGTCATACAGGTTTACGGCTTGTATCTGAATATTGGCGACATTTATCACAGTTGGGACGATTTAAGC CATTGTATATTCCTGACTTGTAATACACTGTGCATCGTGTTGACGATGTTCAAGTTTTCGATATTGTTCATCCGTAGAACGgaattcaagaatttaatCTTGTTCGCCCGCAAGAATTTCTGGCACCTCGACTACGATCGTCACGAGACGATCCTTTTCACCAAGTGCAGGAAATTTTGCACGCTGTGGACCTTGACCGTGTTCTCGTTCACGCAAGCCTCTTTGACGTTCTACATAATCACGCCAATATGCG CGAATATCGGGAAAAACAAATCGGAGAGGATACTTCCGTTCAAAATGTGGGTCGATTTCCCGTTGAGCGAGACGCCATATTACGAAATAATGTTCGTCATCCAG TTACTTACGGTGCAACAAATCGGTATAGCTTACACGTGCAACGACAACTTCTTGTGCGTGTTGAACATGCACGTGGTCTGCCAGTTTCGTATACTGCAGCACAGATTAACGAAACTGTGGTCGATAATTGACGAGCGGGCGGATAAGTTCAATTACGCGAGCAAGTGTTACGAGGCGTTGAAAGAGTGCATACGGCAGCATCAATCGTTGATCGAATTCTGCGACAAGCTCGAACACGTCTACACTTTACCGATCTTTGGCCACGTGGTGGTGTTCAGCTTGTTGATGTGCTTCGACACGTACGAGATATTTCTG GCAAACGTACCTGTTTCGATGCgtctcattttctttttccacatGGTCGGCAGTTTCAtccatataattttcttcacgTATATTTGCGGCGGATTGATAGAAGAGAGTTCGAATATCGGGCTGGCAACGTATTCGGGATGGTGGACGGTGCTGCCAATGGACGAGGCCGGACGAATGCTGCGGGAGGACGTGAAGGTGATGATAATGAAGTCCATGCGGCCCTGCCATCTATCCGCCGGTGGTTTCTTTCCCGTATCCTTGGAGACATCCACCGCG CTTATGAGCTCTACATTGTCGTATTTCACCCTCATGAGGGAATCATCcaaggataaataa